The genomic DNA AAATCACCTGTCTTCACCATTATTTTATAGCGCCTCCTTCTACTTCAGTCATGCCGCttgttaaaaatttataacatcGGGACGCAATTGGCCTGTTATTTTAACTGGCAGTCAACAAGATGAGAAACCGAAAGCTTGATGAGCGTCGCTGAGGCTAGGTTTTGACAATTTGAGTGTGGTCTTATTCCGTGGCTGAATTATTTATTTCGTAAGCTAAAGACACCGCGTGAATTAGATTTATCAGTGAACTCTTGTTAACGAAGAATACCGCGCATTAAGTCAGTGAGAAATCcattcaaaagttgaaattaTACAAGTGAAAACGATTTTTTATGGACTAGCCCCAGAGAGGGTTTGTCCTCTCTTACTACACTTCAGCTGTCTTTCCGAAGGATCTTGATTGCGCTTTTGACGACATTGGTGAGGTTTGGGTTTAATTATTGGTATTCAAACAATCAAGGCTCGAGAATCCTTAAATATGTCTTATggtttcaattttttgtctttaatttaAACAGATTAATGGTTGTTTTCTTTATACTTCTATTTCCTTTTATCTTGCATATGGCTCTTACTCAAAAGACtaccaaaaaaagaagaagaaccaGGATAATTATAATAAGGTGCTAAAAAGCTTGATGCGCGTCCACGAGGATTTGTTTTGACGATCGATATTATCACACTCATTATTCATTTtagaaaaaaggccaatttgaaAACCCCAGCTTATGAAAATCTCGAGGGATATATCAGCTAATATATCCCTTCAGTGTGTAGTGGAGATTATCAAGGATGAGCCAGGGATGGGTATTTAGttgaaaatagagaaaaacaTGAGGAATTACACCTAACAAGAACGCCGGATAGATTAATATTAGAGTATTTTTCACCTCATCAAGAAAGCAATAAAACACTGCAGCTGTCAACAATTGGAATTAGATCATTTAACGTTTAATCATTTTTGCTCACATTTGCTGTTACCTTCATGAAAAAATTACTTCAACACCAATCGATTTATACTTGCAACTGATTATTAATCGATTCTTGGACAGACCAACATCCTGTGCTAATAGTGATAATTAATGTTTGTAAACatagtttttgttattcaaatatATCAACCACCGTAACAAAGTAACCCCAATAGTTTCTGGTTGGCATATTTATATCAATAGCAGACATACACTTAAGAAGCGCAATTTCACATGTCAAAGACTTCATCGATAAAGGTTGTAATGAATATCTCAACAGTTACTATCCGTGTATTTGAAAATGAGACTTGGGCGTCGATGGGCAGCGCTATTTCCAAAGCAGAAGGAATCGGGTTCTGTGTTTGCTTTGCCCTAATACTCATCTCAATCGTCCTTGGAAATCTCCTTACCATTATCCTTTTTGTAGCCAAGAAGAGACTTAGGAAGAAAAGTCTGTTTCTGGTCGTCAATATGGCGTTTGCCGACTTTATGTTAGGAGCGGTGTCCTTACCAATCTACATCTACTTACTAGGAAAAGAGCATCATTTATGGAAAGCGCAGTGGAGCACTTCGTCGGAGAGGTTTTACCGATTTTTTGACGACCTCTTCATGCAGTTATCTCTAATTTCGGCGGCCATGATATCAGGTGAGAGATTTTACGCCACATATCACCCATTCAAGCATCGAACACTATCACAGCGAGCATATCGTGCGTTAATTTGCCTAACTTGGATTCTTGCCTCGATAGTTTCTGCGATACTTTTTGCACTGTTCGTAACTACTTCGCAAAGAGGATTCGTGTATTTTTGGTTACCCTACACTGTAATTATGACCTGCTCAATATGTGGATGGAACATCGCCATTTGGAGAAAGGTTCAAAGAGGATATACTGCTTCAAAACAGCCAAACAGAGTCAATCAAAGCAAACGCCTGACAAAAACTTTGCTTCTTGTGTCATTTATTGCTCTGTTATCTTGGCTCCCGCTAATTGCTATGAACGCGGTCATCTTCGTCCGTCCCTCGCTAGTAAGTGGACGGTTTTACTACTTAGCGAATATGTTAAACTTTTCCAACTCTTTTGTGAATCCACTTTTATACGCTTTACGAATCCCTGACTTTAAAGACGCTCTATTCTTGTACTgttacagaaaaaaacaaacacttaaCTCGTCTACAAGTGAgctagaaaaatataaaagacccAACATTGTGAGTGCAACGGAGAGTAGAGCAAGACCTGCGATCCTAACGTTGGACAATGATACAATGGAAACCAGATTGTAATTAATCAATGCGCGAGAACGATACCGATTCTCGAGATGTCACTCCCGGCGGAAGCAATACTGGGCCAGAGGATAACAATTTAACTTTACTGCCACCATCACAGCTACGAGTAGTCTGCGAGCCGCCGCAAAGCTATCCGGCGAAAGAGAGTGTGCGTAAGCCAGACTCACTTTCATCCTCGGAACCATTCTCTCACGTGGAAGAGTGGATACAGATTTTAGCGTAACTTAACGCTTCACGTTTCCCTCGAACTGTTTGCGCGCGTGCACAAGCACTCTTTAGTGTGGGCACCCTTAATAGAGGCCTTCAGTGATGAAGAGGAAAAAGCCTAAAACCTAAATCGCGCAAGAAATGTTTCCTGGACATTCACAATTGCAGGCTAAACTATGACGTTTATGTAATGGACTTATCAAGTTATCACAATTAGCCAGTGAAAAATAGAGCTTGTTGCTGTTTGACAAAATAATTCAAGAGTAAAGGTCGCATTGTCTGAGGAGTCAAATGATCATGTTGACAGTTAACAACACTTACAGCGTGTTTACAttgaggtgggggaccccagataggtgaggtaacatgcggcgggtcaccccacctatcatgtaaacgtaatcaaattaaaatgagagattatgtggacaggcgggttacctcacttaagctggttacctcacctacctgaggtcccccaccttcatgtaagcAGGTCCTTAATTAAGCCGAGGCTACCGAGATACATTATTCGCATCGGATGACTCTTGTTGATATGAAAGCTTGCGTTGATTAATTGCGTGCCCAGATCTCTTGACCATGAAGGTGACGGCTTCGTCGACGAGGACCCCTTACTTGTTAGACTCTGCGCGCGAAGCCAAGTGATCGACGTAAGTGTTGACGCAGATGgtcaaaattgaccaatcataggGTATATACACCAGGAGCTGGTTTAGCGGAATGaggaattgaaaacaatgcatGCCTACATGCTCTACTTCACCGTATCTCCCCAGCCCCTACGCGTTTTTCGTTTACCTTTCTCTATCCACTTTCCCCCCtatctggaacaggctacaaaaAGCCATAACGTATAAAGGGTTACTAAACAAGAGGGTACTCACTGTTTCACTGTAGTTTCCAGAGAGAGCCAGTGAATTGTTAATCGTGGTTTTTCCGAGGATTTTACCAGCCAGGAAATGCGATACAACAGCCATTGAGTTACCAAGGCCTTCGGCTATAGAGTCAAGCGTCCCCCTAAGATCAGTAGAGTCCACCAAAGAAGTCTGCTCCATAACCAATGCCACCCTATTGTAAAGAGTCTCATTCAGTCGCAACTGCGTAAAGTAAATAAACGCTACTTGCTATGTGACCCCAATTAGCGCTAAGAAGCGCAAGAACGCTTAGACACCCTAATaaaattgatgatgatgatgatgatgatgatgatgatgatgatgatgatgatgatgatgatgatgatgatgatgatgatgatgatgtttcgTCCTTTACTCATTTTTTTCTATACTATTTATGAGAAAATAGAAATGTGATCACAACAGGGTAGGCAGTGTTCACTCGCTAATAATCCTACAGTAGAGTGATGTGGTCTGTATTTGAATCATAGTTCAATTTAGAATACCATATTGTGACCATTTAGCACCaggtaaaataatataaaacaatTCTTGAAAATATAAAGACGCTTTTTGAAGTAACTAATTTTCTCAATTAAAAAGCCTGGCGTTTATTTCAGATTTAACCTAGAAGGCGGTGTTTATCTGAAACTACAGTTTATTCCTGCCCGGAGTTTAGTAGGCaacatatatttattattcttaTCAGCGGTGTATCTTCTCCTTACCTACAGTTAATTAAACCACAAAAGAAAGCTAAAGGGGCTTACTTACAATTCGTCTAGTTAGAACTCGCTTATATTTGGTAAAATGTTGAATTGGTTAAATCAATAGACACCTGGGTCTCAGTATCACATTCATCAGGAACAGCGGAGAGCATAGACAGAGCATGCGCAGTTTCTCTGACGGTTCCAATCTTGTCCACTGTAATTTCAGAGAGAGTCCGGATCATGCGCTTACGGATCTGAGGGGAAAGCACAGCGAAAATGGAAGGTTTAGTATCAAAAGGAACTGAAGTACTCCgtaaaaaagaaatatgaaaatttGGTTTTACAGTAGAATGATCAATACGGACACCAAGAAGACATGGCATGGTGACTGTAACATCCGAGTGTCCGTATTAAAAGGGCCCTCAGAAGAAACGCCACGGACTCATGTTTTGTGGATATAAAGACTAAAGCAGACACTTTTACGAGTAAACGTTTAATTACTTAACTATTACTGTAATTTGGTCAAGTTTCATATAAAGAAACATCACGATCACTTATCATAAAGGGAGTAATTGCTGCAATTGTATTTTTACGCATTTCCTCATCCATCCCGCatctttaaccctttcactgccagagtgaaTGTTGGAGTCCCTTAAGGTAGTTCTAAGCAGAGAAGCCggccgatactaaccaagtaggcggcGATTTTCGCCGGCagctggctacttttgacaaccctggaaAATTGTTGAATTTTCCCCTTTGGCATTGAAAGGGTTAAGCAAGTCACCTTTTGAAGACGGAACGTGATATGACGTTTACTTAGCTAAAAACAAGTTTGAGACCCCAGAACTGGAGGTTGTCATTGTTCTCCTGGAAATTAAAATCCAGTGCGAAAGAGAAATTGCAATAACAAACGGAAATCTTAACAAATACAGAAATAAGTGGACCACCTCGTGCATTTCTGATTAGTGTATATTTATAGCAATTTAGCAAACGCGCGCtctattatttttctatttgttcttccagttgttgttgttaaactGTTGAACTTTCgtatttagcttttttttttactgttttgcccTCCTTTCTTCGCCCTGTTA from Porites lutea chromosome 6, jaPorLute2.1, whole genome shotgun sequence includes the following:
- the LOC140942182 gene encoding beta-2 adrenergic receptor-like: MSKTSSIKVVMNISTVTIRVFENETWASMGSAISKAEGIGFCVCFALILISIVLGNLLTIILFVAKKRLRKKSLFLVVNMAFADFMLGAVSLPIYIYLLGKEHHLWKAQWSTSSERFYRFFDDLFMQLSLISAAMISGERFYATYHPFKHRTLSQRAYRALICLTWILASIVSAILFALFVTTSQRGFVYFWLPYTVIMTCSICGWNIAIWRKVQRGYTASKQPNRVNQSKRLTKTLLLVSFIALLSWLPLIAMNAVIFVRPSLVSGRFYYLANMLNFSNSFVNPLLYALRIPDFKDALFLYCYRKKQTLNSSTSELEKYKRPNIVSATESRARPAILTLDNDTMETRL